A portion of the Candidatus Krumholzibacteriota bacterium genome contains these proteins:
- a CDS encoding MBL fold metallo-hydrolase → MILRYLGHSSFELRLGDGRKIIFDPYEAGSYDGAVGFDRITEKYDIAVVSHDHPDHASRRVIEDAGSLVDSAGRVDLGGVVIESFSVYHDESSGSERGVNLVSIIEADGLRIAHLGDLGHPISVPDLPALEGVDVILIPVGGYFTIDARAAAAIVREFEPKIAIPMHFKTEKLGFPIAGVDNFTDLMDNVEIAGKCEMEISVSMLSGPRKVVVLDPAL, encoded by the coding sequence ATGATACTAAGGTATCTCGGGCATTCGTCGTTCGAGCTCCGGCTCGGGGATGGAAGAAAGATCATCTTCGATCCTTACGAGGCTGGTTCGTATGACGGGGCGGTCGGGTTCGACCGGATAACGGAAAAGTACGACATAGCGGTGGTAAGCCACGATCACCCCGACCATGCTTCCAGAAGGGTGATCGAGGATGCAGGCAGTCTCGTCGACAGCGCGGGCAGGGTCGATCTCGGCGGTGTGGTGATAGAATCGTTCAGTGTTTATCACGACGAGAGTTCGGGAAGCGAACGGGGAGTCAACCTTGTCTCCATAATAGAGGCGGATGGCTTGAGGATCGCTCATCTCGGTGACCTGGGACATCCGATATCCGTTCCGGATCTGCCCGCTCTCGAGGGAGTCGATGTCATTCTTATCCCGGTCGGAGGATATTTCACGATAGATGCCAGGGCGGCAGCAGCCATAGTGCGGGAATTCGAGCCAAAGATAGCGATCCCGATGCATTTCAAGACGGAAAAACTAGGGTTTCCTATCGCCGGGGTTGATAATTTTACCGATTTGATGGATAATGTCGAGATCGCGGGTAAATGCGAGATGGAGATATCCGTCAGTATGCTTTCCGGCCCGAGAAAGGTCGTCGTGCTGGATCCCGCGTTATAA
- a CDS encoding S41 family peptidase → MQVRDQYLPGRGSDKMISGIRCSAGRALLLILAAMTVSVSPRYSKAHGAGAGNGGDRSAGTDPPRIDAAVRKEVIDKVALYMKDFYVFSSTGEMMAARIRMLDREGRYDAFDDVREFCDEVTSDLRDICHDRHVFVFHSPEEAKEVAARKGLLPDDEIEKIELAHLERDRQANFGFQAIDILDGNLGYIKLNYFSRADEACEKVVGAIGRLGATDAIIIDLRDNRGGGGGVGAVLSSYFFSSRKVQLTGIYYRRTDSIEQSWTLPYLPGKRLPEIDLYILTGPKTFSAAEDFSYTMKHLGRATIVGERTKGGAHPVDVMIVKDAILVQISIGNSVNPITGTNWEGTGVIPDIEVPEGEALDRAILVALKKVLDRTGAGRKKENLRSLIRWMEQEALLRTDP, encoded by the coding sequence ATGCAGGTACGCGATCAATACCTGCCTGGAAGGGGAAGTGATAAGATGATATCCGGCATCCGTTGCAGCGCGGGCCGAGCCTTGCTCCTTATCCTGGCCGCTATGACAGTGTCAGTATCGCCCCGTTATTCTAAAGCTCATGGTGCTGGAGCCGGCAATGGAGGAGATCGATCTGCAGGTACTGATCCGCCGAGGATCGATGCTGCGGTGAGGAAAGAGGTGATCGATAAAGTCGCCCTGTATATGAAGGACTTCTATGTTTTTTCCTCCACTGGGGAGATGATGGCTGCGCGTATCAGGATGCTCGACAGGGAGGGAAGGTACGACGCCTTTGATGATGTAAGGGAGTTCTGCGATGAGGTCACCTCTGATCTGAGGGATATCTGTCATGACAGGCATGTATTCGTCTTCCACAGCCCCGAAGAGGCGAAGGAAGTGGCGGCGAGGAAAGGACTTCTGCCTGACGACGAGATCGAGAAGATCGAACTGGCGCACCTCGAAAGGGACAGGCAGGCGAATTTCGGCTTCCAGGCAATCGATATCCTTGACGGGAACCTCGGTTACATAAAGCTGAATTATTTCTCCCGGGCCGATGAAGCCTGCGAGAAGGTGGTAGGAGCTATCGGGCGCCTTGGCGCGACCGACGCTATAATAATAGATCTGCGTGATAACCGAGGTGGAGGTGGAGGAGTCGGTGCCGTACTTTCATCATATTTTTTCTCGTCACGCAAGGTCCAGCTTACCGGGATCTATTACCGCCGCACCGATTCGATTGAACAGTCGTGGACTCTTCCATACCTTCCAGGCAAACGGCTCCCCGAAATCGACCTCTATATACTGACCGGTCCGAAGACCTTCTCCGCGGCAGAGGATTTCAGCTATACGATGAAGCATCTCGGCAGGGCGACAATAGTGGGTGAGAGGACTAAGGGAGGCGCCCACCCTGTCGACGTGATGATCGTAAAGGATGCGATCCTCGTGCAGATATCAATAGGGAATTCGGTCAATCCGATTACTGGTACAAACTGGGAAGGAACAGGAGTTATTCCCGACATAGAAGTCCCGGAAGGCGAAGCTCTTGACAGAGCAATCCTCGTTGCCTTAAAGAAGGTCCTTGACCGGACCGGAGCGGGCAGGAAGAAAGAAAACCTCAGGTCGCTTATCAGATGGATGGAGCAGGAAGCTCTACTCCGAACAGATCCTTAA
- the rpmA gene encoding 50S ribosomal protein L27, which translates to MAHKKGVGSSRNGRDTAGRRLGAKRASGQEILAGTIIVRQRGTKIHPGANVAKGSDDTLYALIDGRVQFERYGRSRKKVSVYAS; encoded by the coding sequence ATGGCACATAAAAAAGGTGTGGGATCTTCCAGAAATGGCCGCGATACAGCAGGCAGAAGGCTCGGCGCCAAGCGCGCTTCGGGTCAGGAAATCCTGGCGGGGACGATAATCGTCCGTCAGCGCGGAACGAAGATCCATCCCGGAGCCAACGTGGCAAAGGGAAGCGATGATACTCTCTATGCCCTGATCGATGGCCGCGTCCAGTTCGAACGATACGGCAGGTCAAGGAAGAAAGTGAGCGTCTACGCAAGTTAA
- a CDS encoding CTP synthase has translation MGKKTKYIFVTGGVVSSLGKGIAASSLGLLLKQRGLNVVLQKFDPYLNVDPGTMSPFQHGEVFVTDDGAETDLDLGHYERFIDRSLGQRSNVTTGQVYEAIINRERAGGYLGRTVQVVPHVTDEIKNRILMAARDGEGVDVVITEVGGTTGDIEGLPFIEAIRQLRLDLGRENVLYIHLTLVPYIKAAQEIKTKPTQHSVKGLREIGIQPDILICRSETSLEKDVRAKIALFCSVEEKAVIEAVDARSIYHVPLLFHEQDLDDIVVEKLGLDCPSPDLEEWERMVEKIYTASENVDIAIVGKYIQIVDAYKSIIESFIHAGVANDVKVRIRWVDAEKIEENGAGTYLDGVHGVLVPGGFGDRGINGKINAVKYARMNGIPFLGICLGLQCAVIEFARNVCGIEAGSSEFDPDCADPVIDLMLEQRGNSKMGGTMRLGAYPCHLKEDTLAARLYDENIISERHRHRWEVNNDYRELLVSKGLVISGLSPEGDLVEIVELEDHPYFIAVQFHPELKSRPMNAHPLFRGLVGAAKELSRSGAAPFNTTAASSES, from the coding sequence TTGGGAAAGAAGACGAAATATATATTTGTCACCGGTGGGGTGGTCTCATCTCTTGGAAAGGGTATCGCTGCTTCTTCTCTCGGGCTTCTTCTCAAGCAGAGAGGCCTGAACGTCGTACTTCAGAAATTCGATCCATATCTCAATGTCGATCCAGGCACGATGAGTCCTTTCCAGCATGGCGAAGTCTTCGTGACAGACGACGGCGCCGAAACCGATCTCGACCTTGGACATTACGAGCGGTTCATAGACCGCTCTCTCGGCCAGAGGTCCAATGTCACGACCGGACAGGTATACGAAGCGATCATCAACCGTGAGAGAGCCGGAGGCTATCTCGGCAGGACGGTCCAGGTCGTCCCGCATGTGACCGATGAGATAAAGAACCGTATTCTGATGGCAGCCAGGGATGGCGAAGGCGTAGATGTAGTGATCACCGAAGTCGGGGGTACGACGGGGGATATCGAGGGACTTCCTTTCATCGAAGCGATCAGGCAACTCAGGCTCGACCTGGGGCGCGAGAACGTACTCTATATCCATCTGACCCTTGTGCCATATATCAAGGCAGCCCAGGAGATCAAGACGAAACCGACTCAGCACAGCGTCAAGGGCCTCAGGGAGATCGGCATCCAGCCCGATATCCTTATCTGCCGGTCCGAGACATCTCTTGAAAAAGATGTCCGCGCGAAGATCGCTCTTTTCTGCAGTGTCGAGGAAAAGGCAGTTATAGAAGCGGTCGATGCGAGATCGATATATCATGTACCCCTTCTTTTCCATGAACAGGACCTCGACGATATAGTCGTCGAGAAGCTCGGCCTCGATTGTCCCTCTCCCGATCTGGAAGAGTGGGAACGTATGGTCGAGAAGATATATACTGCGAGCGAGAATGTAGACATAGCGATAGTCGGCAAATATATACAGATTGTCGACGCTTACAAGAGTATCATTGAGTCGTTCATCCATGCCGGCGTCGCCAACGACGTCAAGGTGAGGATAAGGTGGGTCGACGCTGAAAAGATCGAGGAAAACGGAGCCGGAACATACCTCGATGGTGTCCACGGAGTCCTGGTGCCGGGAGGATTCGGCGATCGCGGGATCAATGGAAAGATCAACGCCGTGAAATACGCCAGGATGAACGGGATACCATTTCTCGGGATATGTCTGGGGCTTCAATGCGCTGTTATAGAGTTCGCCAGAAATGTATGCGGTATAGAGGCGGGAAGCAGCGAATTCGATCCCGATTGCGCCGATCCGGTGATCGATCTGATGCTGGAGCAGAGAGGCAATTCGAAGATGGGCGGCACGATGAGGCTCGGCGCCTATCCCTGCCACCTGAAGGAAGATACTCTCGCAGCGAGGCTATATGACGAAAATATAATAAGCGAGCGCCACAGGCACCGCTGGGAAGTCAACAATGATTACAGGGAATTACTCGTCTCGAAAGGGCTTGTGATCTCGGGGCTTTCACCCGAAGGAGACCTTGTCGAGATCGTAGAGTTGGAAGACCATCCATATTTTATAGCAGTGCAGTTCCATCCCGAGCTCAAATCCCGCCCGATGAACGCCCATCCCCTTTTCAGGGGACTTGTTGGTGCCGCGAAAGAACTGAGCCGCTCTGGCGCCGCTCCATTTAATACTACCGCGGCGAGCAGCGAAAGCTGA
- the rplU gene encoding 50S ribosomal protein L21 → MYAVIDLAGKQFTVKPEDNIKVPLLDVEVGSTIQCDNVLLYSDGEDLRIGKPNLSGIKVTAEVVRHARDKKIIVFKMKRRKNYRRRNGHRQHFTQLRIMDITA, encoded by the coding sequence GTGTACGCAGTCATTGATCTGGCTGGCAAACAATTTACAGTGAAACCTGAAGATAATATCAAGGTTCCGCTTCTTGATGTCGAAGTGGGAAGTACTATACAATGTGATAACGTGCTTCTTTATTCGGATGGCGAAGATCTGCGGATCGGCAAACCGAACCTGAGCGGTATCAAGGTAACGGCGGAAGTCGTCCGGCACGCGCGTGACAAGAAGATCATCGTATTCAAGATGAAGCGCAGGAAGAATTATCGCAGGAGGAATGGTCACCGCCAGCATTTTACGCAGTTAAGGATAATGGATATAACCGCCTGA
- the kdsB gene encoding 3-deoxy-manno-octulosonate cytidylyltransferase encodes MLIIIPARYGSTRFPGKPLALIDGREMILHVVDGATRVKNADRVIVATDDERIAGIVRANGAEAIMTSASHENGTSRVCEVASGLDYQIIVNLQGDEPLVPVTGLEDLIGAMASDESIVMGTLASESDDREAFKSRQVVKVAASISGDALYFSRSPLPSGAGKFLRHVGVYVFRKDFLLGYGNLERGPLEKREDLEQLRALENGYNIRIIRCDEKSTGVDTPEDIKRVEKIIRKS; translated from the coding sequence GTGCTGATAATAATCCCCGCCCGGTACGGGTCGACAAGATTCCCCGGCAAGCCGCTGGCGCTGATAGACGGCAGAGAAATGATCCTCCATGTAGTTGATGGAGCAACGAGGGTGAAAAATGCCGACAGGGTGATCGTCGCTACTGACGACGAGAGGATCGCCGGGATCGTCCGCGCGAACGGTGCTGAAGCGATAATGACATCCGCTTCCCATGAAAACGGCACGTCAAGAGTCTGTGAAGTCGCTTCCGGGCTGGATTATCAGATAATCGTCAATCTCCAGGGAGATGAACCTCTCGTTCCGGTGACAGGCCTGGAGGATCTGATAGGCGCGATGGCATCTGATGAAAGTATCGTTATGGGTACGCTCGCATCCGAGTCGGATGACCGCGAGGCTTTCAAAAGCCGCCAGGTAGTAAAGGTAGCCGCGTCGATCTCGGGAGATGCCCTGTATTTCTCCCGGTCCCCACTCCCTTCAGGCGCTGGAAAGTTCCTCCGTCATGTCGGTGTCTATGTTTTCAGGAAAGATTTCCTCCTCGGCTACGGAAACCTGGAGAGAGGACCCCTTGAAAAGAGAGAGGATCTCGAACAGCTCAGGGCTCTGGAAAACGGATATAATATCCGGATAATAAGGTGCGATGAAAAAAGTACGGGTGTCGATACTCCCGAAGATATAAAAAGAGTTGAAAAAATAATCAGAAAAAGTTAA
- the kdsA gene encoding 3-deoxy-8-phosphooctulonate synthase, with amino-acid sequence MDPVKIGDQTFLPGKVPLLVAGPCVIEDEDDLMRIAEAAAGAAAKAGFFFVFKASYLKDNRSSLQSYTGPGLEKGLALLERVKREMNVPLLTDVHCRSEVGPVAEVCDIIQIPAFLVRQTRLVVEAAGTGRIVNLKKGQFLSPEDMGNAVEKAEKSGAGGVFVTERGTSFGYNNLVVDMTSFIRMKKFDVPLVFDATHSLQLPGGLGDRSGGRPAMAKSLAMAAVAAGCDGLFIETHFNPLSCSCDAEVMLPLDQLQDLLDSAARIFEAREG; translated from the coding sequence ATGGATCCCGTTAAAATAGGAGATCAGACTTTTCTGCCCGGAAAGGTCCCGTTGCTTGTCGCCGGGCCCTGCGTGATCGAGGATGAGGATGATCTGATGAGGATAGCCGAAGCGGCGGCGGGAGCTGCCGCAAAAGCCGGCTTCTTCTTTGTCTTCAAGGCAAGTTACCTTAAGGACAACAGGTCTTCCCTGCAGTCTTACACCGGGCCTGGGCTTGAAAAGGGACTCGCTCTTCTCGAGCGGGTGAAACGGGAAATGAACGTTCCCCTGCTGACCGATGTACATTGCCGGAGCGAAGTCGGACCGGTCGCCGAGGTCTGTGATATTATCCAGATACCGGCTTTTCTCGTGCGCCAGACCAGACTTGTCGTAGAAGCTGCCGGCACCGGACGTATCGTCAACCTGAAGAAGGGTCAGTTCCTTTCACCTGAAGATATGGGTAACGCGGTGGAAAAGGCTGAAAAGAGCGGAGCGGGAGGGGTCTTTGTGACGGAGAGAGGGACTTCGTTCGGTTACAACAACCTGGTTGTCGATATGACGTCGTTCATCCGAATGAAGAAATTTGATGTGCCTCTTGTTTTCGATGCGACCCATTCGCTTCAACTTCCCGGAGGACTTGGCGACAGGTCGGGCGGCAGGCCGGCGATGGCGAAGAGTCTCGCGATGGCAGCGGTCGCTGCCGGATGCGATGGATTGTTCATAGAGACCCACTTCAATCCCCTCAGCTGCAGCTGCGACGCGGAAGTGATGCTTCCATTGGATCAGTTGCAGGACCTGCTCGACTCCGCGGCGAGGATATTCGAAGCCCGGGAGGGATGA
- a CDS encoding Na+:solute symporter, with translation MTLTSPDFIVLALYIVLVFGVGILLSSRASRNTEEFFVSGRSLPWWIIGTSMVATTFAADTPLVVSGLVAKGGIYMNWIWWYWGIASTVTVFLFARLWKRAGVTTDVELIELRYDGKPAAALRFYRAGWFGFFQNVLVIAWVMKAMAKILLVVAGWDSGTVIFGLSAEVLTVLILFFIVVAYTAISGLWGVVMTDLLQFALAMGGSVYLAVISFRKLGGIAGITERLAASGADPGRIFQIIPERSPILAANPFTEFLILILVVWWASYSVDGGGYLSQRIFAAKNERHAVFGYLWFCVAHTALRPWPWIVVGLCALAWFGPVDDPERYYPMMMKEMLRPGIFGLVIASFFAAFMSTIDTQLNWGSSLIVNDILRRFLWKGKSEREYVRAARLSIIFLALLGALASFAVNDISLAWKLVVSVTAGIGSVYIARWYWWRVNAWSEIAAMATAMATTFIFALLGRRPGLEGAAWLAFPYSTALTAGLSIVVWIGATFLTRPVGEKNLARFYGKVRPGGVGWKKIYTSPLNGFEGKRLSIKGGLRSLSNILAGLVMTFGTLIGTGRLILGHTGSAIILFICVAASASVLFFTMRKSIGPATGIGDEVDAGTRSIPAWKGK, from the coding sequence ATGACCCTTACCTCTCCCGATTTTATCGTGCTGGCACTGTATATCGTCCTGGTATTCGGCGTCGGCATTCTCCTCTCAAGCCGCGCATCGCGAAATACTGAAGAGTTCTTCGTTTCGGGACGGTCTCTCCCCTGGTGGATAATAGGTACATCGATGGTCGCTACCACTTTTGCCGCAGATACTCCTCTCGTCGTATCGGGACTGGTGGCAAAAGGCGGGATCTACATGAACTGGATATGGTGGTATTGGGGAATAGCGTCGACGGTAACGGTATTCCTTTTTGCCAGGCTCTGGAAAAGGGCTGGAGTGACTACCGATGTCGAGCTGATCGAACTGAGATATGATGGAAAGCCGGCCGCCGCGCTCCGGTTCTACAGGGCAGGCTGGTTCGGATTCTTTCAGAACGTTCTCGTCATCGCGTGGGTGATGAAAGCGATGGCGAAGATCCTTCTCGTAGTCGCCGGCTGGGACTCGGGGACTGTCATTTTCGGCCTCAGCGCCGAGGTCCTGACTGTCCTGATCCTCTTTTTCATTGTAGTGGCCTATACTGCGATATCGGGCCTGTGGGGTGTGGTGATGACAGACCTTCTTCAGTTCGCGCTGGCGATGGGAGGGTCTGTATATCTCGCCGTTATCTCTTTCAGGAAACTGGGAGGGATAGCGGGCATAACTGAAAGACTGGCAGCTTCGGGAGCCGATCCCGGCAGGATCTTTCAGATCATTCCCGAACGCTCTCCCATCCTCGCGGCGAATCCTTTCACGGAATTCCTCATACTGATACTTGTCGTATGGTGGGCATCGTATTCCGTTGACGGCGGAGGTTATCTCTCTCAGCGGATCTTCGCCGCGAAAAACGAAAGGCACGCCGTATTCGGGTACCTCTGGTTCTGCGTCGCTCATACCGCTCTGCGGCCATGGCCGTGGATAGTCGTGGGGCTCTGTGCCCTCGCCTGGTTCGGCCCGGTCGATGATCCGGAGAGATATTATCCGATGATGATGAAGGAGATGCTGAGGCCCGGGATATTCGGCCTTGTCATAGCGTCTTTTTTTGCCGCTTTCATGTCCACGATAGATACGCAGCTCAACTGGGGTTCTTCCCTTATCGTCAACGATATCCTTCGCAGGTTTCTGTGGAAAGGAAAAAGTGAGAGGGAATATGTCAGGGCGGCTCGTCTTTCAATCATCTTTCTCGCCCTTCTGGGCGCTCTGGCCTCTTTCGCCGTTAATGATATCTCCCTCGCGTGGAAGCTTGTAGTCTCGGTGACAGCCGGTATAGGATCGGTCTACATAGCAAGATGGTACTGGTGGAGAGTCAACGCCTGGTCGGAGATAGCGGCGATGGCGACGGCGATGGCAACGACATTCATCTTCGCTCTCCTGGGGCGCCGCCCTGGTCTCGAAGGGGCCGCGTGGCTTGCTTTTCCATACTCGACCGCCCTTACGGCGGGGCTTTCCATCGTCGTATGGATAGGCGCCACCTTTCTGACCAGGCCGGTCGGTGAAAAGAACCTTGCCCGGTTCTATGGGAAGGTAAGGCCGGGAGGTGTAGGATGGAAAAAGATATACACATCGCCGCTCAATGGTTTCGAAGGAAAAAGGCTGTCGATCAAGGGAGGGTTACGGAGCCTGTCCAACATACTCGCCGGCCTCGTCATGACCTTCGGGACTCTCATCGGGACAGGCCGGCTTATCCTTGGCCATACCGGGTCCGCGATAATCCTTTTTATCTGCGTCGCTGCTTCGGCGTCGGTACTCTTCTTCACGATGAGAAAAAGCATCGGTCCGGCAACCGGAATAGGAGACGAAGTAGATGCAGGTACGCGATCAATACCTGCCTGGAAGGGGAAGTGA
- a CDS encoding fumarate hydratase, producing the protein MRELEVAEIIRVVERLCREANFELEDDVQKALEAAYEKEESPAGKEVLRQIVENSQIARTEQIPMCQDTGLAVIFAELGQDLHITGGDFEGAINEGVKQGYTNGYLRKSSLADPIRGGNTGDNTPAVIHLTLVPGDRLKLWVVPKGGGSENMSRIAMMKPADGVEGIKKFVVDNIRAASGNPCPPVIVGIGIGGTFERCALLAKKALLREIGSEHKDPYYADLEKELLRMVNDVGVGPMGFGGVTTALAVHIEVAPRHIASFPVSMNLNCHAARHKYIEL; encoded by the coding sequence ATGAGAGAGCTCGAAGTGGCGGAGATCATCAGGGTGGTCGAGCGCCTCTGCAGGGAGGCTAATTTCGAACTCGAAGATGATGTTCAGAAAGCGCTGGAAGCGGCGTACGAAAAAGAAGAATCCCCGGCCGGCAAAGAAGTGCTTCGCCAGATCGTGGAGAACTCGCAGATAGCAAGGACGGAGCAGATACCGATGTGTCAGGATACCGGCCTCGCGGTGATTTTCGCCGAGCTTGGCCAGGACCTGCATATAACCGGCGGTGATTTCGAAGGGGCTATCAATGAAGGAGTGAAGCAGGGATATACTAATGGATACCTGCGAAAATCGTCCCTCGCCGATCCGATCAGGGGAGGAAACACCGGTGATAATACTCCGGCGGTGATCCACCTGACCCTTGTCCCCGGCGACAGGCTGAAGCTGTGGGTAGTGCCGAAGGGTGGAGGAAGCGAGAACATGAGCCGCATAGCGATGATGAAACCTGCCGACGGAGTCGAGGGGATCAAGAAATTCGTCGTGGACAATATAAGGGCCGCTTCGGGAAATCCCTGCCCGCCGGTGATAGTCGGGATAGGTATAGGCGGGACATTTGAAAGGTGCGCGCTCCTTGCCAAGAAAGCTCTCCTCAGGGAGATCGGCAGCGAGCATAAGGATCCATATTACGCCGACCTGGAAAAGGAACTTCTCCGCATGGTCAATGATGTCGGTGTCGGTCCGATGGGATTCGGCGGTGTCACTACCGCTCTGGCTGTTCATATAGAAGTGGCTCCGAGGCATATAGCCTCCTTTCCCGTATCGATGAACCTTAACTGCCACGCCGCGAGGCATAAATATATAGAGCTGTAG
- a CDS encoding Fe-S-containing hydro-lyase, with the protein MAEYSLKTPLKDEDIKKLRAGDKVSLSGTVYTARDAAHARLVALIEEGKELPFELEGQVIYYVGPSPTPPGKAIGSAGPTTSYRMDPYAPVLLDNGLKGMIGKGARNEAVVDSMKKNTAVYFAATGGAAALISRSITSAEVVAYEDLGAEAIRRLTVKDFPLIVAQDCLGGNVYEEGQKKFRKI; encoded by the coding sequence ATGGCTGAATATTCATTGAAGACTCCCCTGAAGGATGAGGATATAAAAAAACTCAGGGCGGGAGACAAGGTCTCCCTCTCAGGGACGGTCTATACGGCTAGAGACGCCGCGCACGCCAGGCTCGTCGCGTTGATAGAAGAGGGAAAAGAGCTTCCATTCGAGCTTGAAGGGCAGGTCATATATTATGTGGGACCGTCTCCCACGCCGCCGGGAAAGGCTATAGGTTCGGCCGGACCGACGACGAGCTACCGGATGGACCCTTACGCTCCGGTGCTTCTCGATAACGGCCTTAAGGGTATGATAGGCAAGGGGGCGAGAAACGAAGCGGTCGTCGATTCGATGAAAAAGAATACGGCGGTCTATTTCGCCGCCACCGGAGGAGCGGCGGCCCTGATATCAAGGTCGATTACCTCGGCAGAGGTAGTTGCCTACGAAGACCTCGGCGCTGAAGCGATAAGAAGGCTGACGGTAAAGGATTTTCCCCTTATCGTCGCGCAGGACTGCCTGGGCGGTAATGTCTACGAAGAGGGCCAGAAGAAATTCAGGAAGATCTGA
- a CDS encoding M20/M25/M40 family metallo-hydrolase, which yields MSERMIKQFMEMVQIESESGNEAEMMDYLYKEFKSMGAEATKDAYGNLVAKFPEKGCTGKDPILLSCHADTVMPGKDIKPVLKDGVIRSEGDTILGADDKAGIAEMIEALRVARIHPPVEVAISRQEEVGLLGVKNLDFSLISARMGFLLDNDTLDTIVIGGPSYFAIDVNIRGKAAHAGMEPEKGINAIQAAARAIAALRLGRLDAGTTANVGVIKGGLIRNGVPDSASFLAECRSLDHDKGQKLADEMVGIIHEEIERSGASADIIVDNLCKAVDIPDDSLTVEISKKALKTVGVDAKTTFITGFTDASIYNNMGIEMAVIGIGAQLEHSTDEHIRVEDMEKALKMIIEILRICSE from the coding sequence ATGTCGGAAAGAATGATAAAGCAGTTCATGGAGATGGTACAGATAGAAAGCGAATCGGGTAATGAAGCTGAGATGATGGATTACCTCTATAAAGAATTCAAAAGTATGGGAGCCGAAGCGACAAAGGACGCGTACGGCAACCTCGTGGCGAAATTTCCCGAAAAAGGCTGCACGGGAAAGGATCCGATCCTGCTTTCCTGCCACGCCGACACGGTAATGCCCGGCAAAGACATCAAACCGGTCCTCAAAGATGGAGTGATACGTTCCGAGGGGGATACTATTCTCGGCGCCGACGACAAGGCGGGGATCGCCGAGATGATCGAAGCTCTGAGAGTAGCCAGGATCCATCCGCCGGTAGAAGTCGCGATCAGCCGCCAGGAGGAAGTCGGTCTTCTCGGCGTGAAAAATCTCGATTTTTCGCTGATAAGCGCCAGAATGGGGTTTCTTCTCGATAACGACACTCTCGACACTATCGTGATCGGCGGACCTTCGTATTTTGCCATCGACGTCAATATCAGGGGCAAGGCTGCGCACGCCGGGATGGAGCCGGAAAAGGGTATCAACGCCATCCAGGCGGCTGCAAGGGCTATTGCCGCTCTGAGACTCGGAAGGCTCGACGCCGGAACGACGGCGAACGTCGGCGTGATAAAAGGCGGCCTGATCAGAAATGGCGTCCCCGACAGCGCATCCTTCCTTGCCGAATGCAGGAGCCTCGACCATGACAAAGGCCAGAAACTCGCCGACGAGATGGTAGGGATCATACATGAAGAGATCGAACGGTCAGGGGCGAGTGCAGATATCATAGTGGACAACCTCTGCAAGGCGGTCGATATCCCCGACGATTCATTGACTGTCGAGATATCGAAAAAAGCGCTCAAGACGGTGGGCGTGGACGCGAAAACGACCTTCATCACCGGTTTCACCGACGCTTCGATCTACAATAATATGGGGATCGAAATGGCTGTCATCGGCATCGGGGCGCAGCTCGAACATTCTACAGACGAGCATATCAGGGTCGAAGATATGGAGAAGGCGCTGAAGATGATAATCGAGATATTAAGGATCTGTTCGGAGTAG